caattttcactcttcttagcccgatgcccgaacttattgcccaaagccttctgccgatacgtcgatcgatcctccggctcgacgtccaatcttttaacatgttccactccggcccaacatgattcttcatgctttaattgtctctccctgatcgaagcttcctgcgtcactcaaaacacagatcaaatcataaacactatcaattggtttcatcatcaaaatccgagattcaacatttcttATTTCCTAGTCTACCATATTTAGATTGAAAACTAAAGCAGCTAGGTTCAACATACTTCGTTTTCACCCTGAATGAAATTGATGGGGCATATAGAATCACTATTATGAAAAACTAGCAGCAATAAAGAGTTACTTTTTGGATTTTGGGAAGAAATATTTCATGCATGCATATCATGAGAGCATTATTTGAGAAGAAATACTGTGTGCATGCATAATTTGATGCTCTTTCGGATTACAAGTGCATGTTTGCATCCAACAGTATTTAAATCTTGAATTTCTTACATAGTACACAACAAACACACAATTTTGCCCCATTATTCTTATCTAGGGACTAAGAATACATTATCTCAATGGAAAGTTCTTTAAGCATGTCTAGTTTTGGGACTTTGTTTATGTTCTCAGACAGACCACCATCAACTTAGTTGCATCATAACATTCTGCAAGTCACTAACTGTCTTCATAGGATACTTGAAGAGTATGTAAACTTGATGCTAGAAGACTTCTACTTCATAGATTTGCTTCTGTTGTTCAAGTTATGTATGGATCAAGAATTCATGCTATTTTTGATATGTGAGAAGTTTGTCTAAGTTTGCCTTGAGCAATTTTCATTGTTGCATGTGATAATCAATGTTAGAGATTCTTCTTAATGcatggtttgaaagattatcagaaTTGTGATTGGCTGGGGACTATGAAAGGGCCGAGAGGATTGGTCGGCTCAGATCTATAGGTCAGAATTGTTTGAGAAAatcctttaaaataaaatataaaaataaagtatTGAAAATATTAATAAGATTTGGGATACAATAaagtatattttgaaatattttatcttCATAAGAGGAGAATGACTGTTATTTCTCTCCTTGTCACTTTTTCTCTTTCTATCCATCTTGTCCTCCGCTGCACATTATTGTGGCTACCTCCTCACTGTCATATCGCCATTTCACCTTGTTGTGTTGGCCTTGTGACCCTCTCCTCCTATCTATACTTGTTACCATCATTGTTTCCTTGACTACTTCCTTTTTATTCTGCTCTTCCTCCATATTGGTTGTCAATGAGCAGTCAAGTATATGGTATGTTGAACCATGTCGTTATTGTATTGGTTTGCCCAAGGACCAGAATCAGTACTCAACAAAGATTTTAAACCTTGAATGGAAATACATGAACATATGAATGTGTAAATTCTATAACCACAAAATATGACATGCATATTTTGACAAAATCTTAGGGTGattttgtaacatcccattagtcccacatcggaagtgggcaatgtgtatgattagtttataagggcctgatgagtgtactacgttaactctcgcttaagtattttggtccgcggttgaaggaccaaaatggagttattggccagttggctcatcaaactcgggtcgtgacatttggtatcagagtcgacctagcatttgggcagggtgagagggctcgagtaggaaagggctacccgtggatggagtcgagaactcatcatggcgtggagccaccactgagttaaacctcacatgcactatgctagggttcgatctgggttatgtcgggccttgacgaggacgtcaagctaattgagtttgggatattgtaacatcccattagtcccacatcggaagtgggtaatgtgtatgattagcttataagggcctgatgagtgtactacattaactcccgcttaagcattttggtccgcggttgaaggatcaaattggagttattggccagttggctcatcagactcgggtcgtgacagatTTCCCAAGAAAAGTTCCATATTTTGGGCTTTTCTCATATAGCATCCTCTTTTTTCATAATGTGCCTAAAGAGCTCCTATCTTTTTCAAATGCTCTCCAATAAAGAAAAGCTATTTCCTTTACAAACCAACCAGTTGAAGCAGTCAAATATTGAATTGGACtagttacaatattttttgaattaatttaCATTGTTTTAGTTGCTCGAACTGGTTATAATGTTTTTGAATGCAGTTATAATACCTTAGTTTAGTAATTCACTTACAATACCTGAGTTTATAGTATGTTGAACCATGTCGTTATTGTATTGGTTGGCCCAAGGACCAGAATCAGTACTCAACAAAGATTTTAAACCTTGCATGGAAATACATGAACATATGAATGTGTAAATTCTATAACCACGAAATATGACATGCATATTTTGACAAAATCTTAGGGTGATTTCCCAGGAAAAGTTCCATTTTTTGGGCTTTTCTCATATAGCATCCTCTTTTTTCATAATGCGCCTAAAGAGCTCCTATCTTTTTCAAATGCTCTCCAATAAAGAAAAGCTATTTCCTTTACAAACCAAGCAGTTGAAGCAGTCAAATATTGAATTGGACtagttacaatattttttgaattaatttaCATTGTTTTAGTTGCTTGAACTGGTTATAATGTTTTTGAAAGCTGTTATAATACCTTAGTTTAGTAATTCACTTACAATACCTGAGTTTATTAAAAACATTGTAATTCACCTTTTTTTATTACAATTGTTCCACACTGGATGTAtagttataaatatattataaggtTCTACAAGATACATAAACATAAATTTAAGATTAagtgacaaaaaaataaaatttttattatcctttatttttaaaatatatctaaACCACTAAAATTctcatttaaatttatttatgtatattaaAACTTGTACTAGAGTTAACAATTAATATTTATGAGGATTTAAACTAATTAAAGCCTGCTTAGGTGTTGTTCAATAAAATTACAATgtttttattagtaaaaattGTTAtgtctattaaaaaatattagaacTGAGTATTTTTTTTCACCCTTATTTATTATCATTGTGCCACAAAAAATAACATAAGAATAGACTTAAAAGttttatgaattaaaaaaaaaaatttatcatcatttattttgaaatatatcaaaatcTTCTTACTTTTCATGTAAAACTACTTAAATTCTCAAACAAATCattttataaaatatcaaaacTTATAATAAGGTTGATAATGAAGGAATGTGAAGATTTCAACTAATTAAGTCTTAATTATAGTGTTTCTGAATACAATTATAGTGTTTCAGTATAATAACATAAAACACTGTGGTCCATTTAAAAACATTTTAACTAGTTATTGTCTCACCCCTTTGTTATAATtgttatttataataaataaacataaatattataagtttttctagattatatatatctaaatttAAGATTAAGTGAAACAATGAGGATCTATCATCCTTTATCTTGAAATATCAAAATAATCCTAATTTTCATccaaaatcattcaaaaatcttaaataaatcattttatgaaaccttaaatcatgataaaatttCTATTTTAGTTTGATGGAATTTAAAGTAATTGAACTTCAGCCTTAGTGCTGTTGAATGAATTTACAGTATTCTTAGTTATTAAATTAAGACACTCTGaccctaataaaaaaaaaaaactagaatcAGTCTAGTGATCTAAAACACCATAACCAGTCTGTCTGGTCCAACACTGAATAGGTTTGACTAGATAGGTTACAACAGAAAAGGTGGTTTTTTGACATGTGGGCATTTTGATCATTTGGAAAAACTAGGAGCTCCCTACGAGAATTATGAAAATAGAGGGCGCTTTCTGGGACATCTAGTTGGTCCATTATTCCCCTATGACAATTATGAAAATAGACATCTAGTtgtatcttttattttataatttaaataaatttaataattatatatagtaTTTGATGTTTTATCTTTTCAGTTTTCATCACTTGAATTGTGATCAAGAATACCATTCATTTGGCATGATGAGCTGTATGACTTGGTTTTGGATTATGCACACTGTGGACCAATTCTGCTTCCAAGATACAACTAAATGGGCTCTTGATTGAACTCAATCTGACATGTACATTTTTTGTAAAAAAGTACAGCTTAATGCATGACGCTCCCACAGATGTAGGCTTTTGGGGAGGGTCAATCTATAGAATCCTCATCCCTGCATCTTTACCAGTAGGAGAACTATGATTGGCCCATTACTTGGAGTATTCCCCTCAAAATGACATAGACCTTCATGAGAGTCTGCCTATCGCATAGATGTTATGTAACATTTCCTGCTATTGAATAAACTAAGACTTCGGAAGGAAGACCAAGAAACTCCTACTGTGAGAAATTAACATCCTAGCAGAATATGGGACGAACCATTATCCTTTTTTTAACAACAAATTGATGAGAAATCTGAGGGCTCCACACAGGGGATCTAATTCtgttgatgatgatgaaactaaaACTTATTTGGATTACGAGAGAAAGAGGAGGGAAGAAAAATGTGTGTATGACAACACCGACCTTTTCCACCACTAGCAGTTCCAAGATCCTACCACATATTTGTACCTCTAGCACCAGCCACATGACTAATATTATGTTAAGGAGCTTGATTGTGAATCAGGAATTGATGTGACAAGGAAATCAAACTTGATTCTTGGCATGTTGTTTTTTCTGCATATCTTGCTTTAAAAAACACTGCTGGCTTTTCTTTTTTTCATGTAAGTTATGAGGAGTAAAATAAGCATCCGTTAGAGAAGTTTCTAAAATGGAGATAATTGCTATGTTTACAATCATTTTGATTCTTGTACATCTAATATTTGTTACATGTCTTAGGAATGGAAGCTGTTGGAGTAGTGACTGCTGTGGGCCCTGGTCTGACTGATAGACAACTTGGGGATGTTGTTGCTTATGCTGGTAATCCAATGGGTTCCTATTCCGAAGAACAAGTTCTTCCTGAAAGTGTTGTGGTTCCCGTTCCACCCTCCATTGATAATAAGATAGCAGCATCCATTATGCTTAAGGGAATGACTGCATATGTTTTACTCCGCCGATGCTACAAGGTCGATCCTTCTTTTCTTTTGACTTTGAGTTTCTAAACCTTTCAGAAGCCTCTGAACATTTTACAAGTTAAAATGGCATCTATTATTTCTCCATTTAGTGTAGATATAAAATAATCCACCTTCAAGCAATTTACTGGATTGCCTTGAACAAATGTGGGGCTCTTTGGAGTATCTGCCACAATTACCAGTTTATGAGGATTTATAACATGTTGCCATTTTCCTGTTCTTCAAACTTGTAGAGAACCTTGAAATGTTCTAGGAAGGTTTAGATATTGAGTCTCCTTCAACCAAGTTCACAATATTATGTGGAATATGGGCACCATCAGGTGGAGAGATTTAGTTTCTTTCTTAAATTTGTGCAACTATCTTttaatatacatttatatacatacacatacatctaTGTATGCACATGCAACTTATCAGCTTGAGCTcatgttttgattttgatttaacAATTATGACTCATAAGCTTCTCAGGTCTTGAGATGGTCAGTGATCTAAAATTGTTTGCCTGTTTCTGTGAATACCAATTCATGCATTTAGAACATAATGTGAGTCTGGCATCATGAGTATACATTATCCTTACTCGATAAATTATCAAGATTGTTTATCTAatatgtgaaacttgtatatactCTTTAAGAGTTCTAGAATTGGTTGAAGTGTTATGTCTCTGCTTGTGGACTGATTTTAGTTTGGCTAGTAAGTTCATGCAGCTAATCTTCTTGTGCATTTACATATATAAGCCTGAGCTCATGTGATTATTTTGCATTAACAAGCTACAACTCAAAAGCTTCTTGGATCTTGAGATCACCAGTAACTAGGTTTGTTTACTTGGTGTGTGGAAGCAATTCATGCAAATCTGAACATAATGGAACTCTGAGATCTTGTATATACACTATCCTGAACTGTCATTATTAAAACTAATCTTGTTTGCAAAGCAGGTTGAAGCTGGCCACACTGTTCTCATTCATGCTGCTGCAGGTGGGGTAGGCTCATTACTTTGTCAGTGGGCAAATGCACTTGGTGCCACGGTCATTGGAACTGTTTCAACCGAAGAGAAAGCAGCCCAGGCAGCAGAAGATGGATGCCACCATGTCATAGTATACACGAAGGAGGACTTTGTAGCCAGAGTAAATGAAGTAACATCAGGCAATGGAGTCAATGTTGTCTATGATTCTGTTGGAAAAGATACATTTCAGGTGGTATAACAGTTCCGCTATAAATTATATGATTGTTTTTAGATCTGCTTACTTTAGTTTATTTGTTTGTTTCCTCTGTTGCACCATGTGTTTCTGATGCAATACTGGTTGGTGTTCCCTTCTGAAGTACGAACGTTAGTGACTTATTCTATGCAATTAATCAGGGATTAAATGTTTGCCTGAAAATGTTTATTTCATTTGATCATATTTTAATGAATATGCTCTTCATTTTTGTGTGCTACTTGCGAACTAGGATTTATCGTACTATGAAGATTAAGCTAAACTAGAATCTCACTCACTGATGCAGGGATCTTTGTCATGCTTGAGGTCCCGAGGTTTCATGGTCAGCTTCGGGCAGTCATCTGGAAGGCCAGATGCGGTTCCACTGAGCGACCTTGCTTCCAAATCCCTGTTCCTAACTAGGCCTAGTCTAATGCACTACACTGCAACTCGTGATGAACTGCTTGCTGCTGCAGGAGAGGTCTTTGCTAATGTTGCTGCAGGGATCCTGCGAGGGCGTGTGAACCATATCTATCCACTATCCGATGCAGCTCGGGCACATGCCGACCTGGAGGCAAGAAAGACTTCTGGTTCTATTGTGCTTATTATACCATAGATGTGATGCGGTCTGGTCTTGAACACTGTGGTGAATAATTATGTTGATCATCCTGGAGATTGTCAGACGGTGTCATGAGGTCAGAACCTGCTTACCAAACTATGTTTTATCACTTGCTTTGGGTGTTCTAATAGTTTACAAATGAAAATTTTACTGGTTAATATGATGTGCATCTTTgtttatgtcggttcaaaatccTTTGGGTTAGGCTCTATATAGAGAGACAAAAGTAGAGGGTTAGACACTGTTGTTGTCAGAAATCTGAAAGAAATAATTTCTAACCAAATCAACTGAAAATCGGTAGATCTGCAACTGTTGATTAGATTGATTGATAAATACCAGTTGATATGGATCAGTTTGATCGGTTTTAAAAACTATGCTAGATTAAACATTCTCCAATACGTATAACAAACATTTGAAAGTAACAGCCGATGGAGATAATAAATTGCGTTACATTTACTACGGTGGCCTCCATTTGAAACTATCCTCCTCAAACTGCTTCTAATCCCTATTACTATTACCTGTTGATTAAAAAAAAGGTCTCCCTCTCTTTAACCCCGTCGTCGTTTGGTCTGCTTCCTTGTCCGACCCATTCTGCAACCACCAGAGGGAGAAATGGCTGATATCAGACCAAACCCTTTTTAACTTTTCGGTGATTGGCAGGGTAGGCAAAAGGGTAGATAATGACTCTGGTAGATAATAAGTTGTCGTGACATCCCATTTGGCTGCCAATGATACTGAAGTAGGGGAGGGTTGGTTACCTTTCCTCCCTCTAATGATGCCAGGATGATAGAGAAAATGTGGTGGAAAGAGTATGAAGTATTATTAACTCTTACTGCTATTAAACACAATACTAAGAAAAAGATGATGAATCTTGTTGATCTTATTGATATGGATGGAAGTCAATCTGACAGTATGCCTAAAGGATTGCTTAACAGCTGTTTTGTTTCTTGATGATCATCCTCTCATGGGACTGCAGGAGCGCCCACACAGTCCAAAACACTGCTTAAAAcccataaaattttttaaagagACTTGGAAAGGGCTGTAACGGAACAATTTATATAGCGGCCTTAAGGTCGAGAGGCGTCTTGGTGAATCTGCGCAATGATAGTATTCAGGTTACGATGATTAACACTTTTCAATACATCTATCTGCTTGGTTGTGTAGAAAATGGGACTTCTTCGACTGCTTACTAGTAGTATGCATACAAGGGTTGTTTGCTACATTAGAAGTTGCCTTTGGAACAGTTTATGTAGCAGGCGGAAGGTCAAGAAGCATCCTAGCGGCTTGGTGCGATGATAGATAGTATTCAGGGTATGATGATATGGGTAAGGCTATTCGACTTGTTGCTATTCTTTATACGAGGATTGTGTAGTGACTTATCAATCGGTGCTGGAAGCTTAGATCATTAAAGAGTCAACGATATTAAGAAGCCAATCCAATAAGATATTAGGCAATTATGTCCACCGTAGGTGTTTGCAATTATATATTGCTTCACAAAGAATCATATATGATAGTTTTAGGTTCGATGGCAAATCGACTAGAAAGTAGACAAGTAAGGTTTGATGGTAGAACTATTTCATCGTCGTTACTAAAAAGGTGGATTTTTTTTCATGGCAATGCAAAAGACATATTTGGCCTCAAGTTGAAGTAGGATAACAACTGTATGTTTTTAAGTGAAAAGAAtaagataatataataatatctaAGCTCTAAAGGGTGCAAGGCTTCTTCTACTAAGTGATTCATGGATGATTTTTTAGCTTTCCTCAACGACGAATACACAAGTGATTgtttatctaatattttttaGCAACATCGAGTCTAAATATTTATGAGTTTGAAGGTgatagctgttaggatcggagcggcactaagaggggggggggtgaattagtgcagcggtaaagtacgataaacttttgacgatttaaacactttcggaaacttcgtatgataaaagtaatgttttcgtttgaaaccgtttcgattgtgttttaacttgaagggataagtaagacggagacaaagaagtagagcattaaagtgcaaatggtttgcagtaatgtaaatgacaataagtgaatgcaaaccagagatcacgccgattttacagtggttcggtcaaatgacctacatccacttgcgaggcccctcttcgatgaggttcccaccttccactagcaaatctcttgaaggggaagggtaaatacccctcttacaactttttacaagggttcactctcttacagattttcagcaagaaagaagaaggtgaacactagcaaattgaaaacaagactaacaaagacttttctaagacctttctctcaatcaattgcttctcaaaaagttgtaatctcagctgagatttgatgggtatttataggcctcaagaggattcaaatttgagctccaaaatttgaatcttctttggttcccgatgttggcggtgccaccgcctgtcagtttctgacactgatagtggactggcggtgccaccgcctagcctaggcggtgctaccgcccagctctcgggtgctgggcagtgcaaccgcccagtctggcggtgccatcgccagacccttcggttcactggttgggcttcaaatttagcccaaaccaagtctaattttgggcccagttggcccctaaccaggatataggattatctcttaatcctaatcctaattacaagtgaactacataataaaacacatcctaagcaagttttcaaccgcgaacgtcaagtcttgttctagcgagctttccgacaaacttcttccgacggactcccagcaagctcctgaacttgtgatgactttaacgagtagccgagccttctcggtgatctccgtgaacctccgacgaactcttcggcgaacttccgaaaattccgacaggttcccgatttcttctcggttggttccagcagcatctctgacgattcttcggactcttaaacatccatcgaacttgactccggtattcttgctttgtgttttctgattatcgtagttaatcctgcacacttaactcaataatgtggattagatcaattaacccatcaattgattttatcatcaaaatccgagattcaacgatctccccctttttgatgatgacaatcaattgatgatggagttaaacataactccccctatctatatgacatattatgagaagatgaaaacacttgaatttcatccattgaattcaagcataaaccgataaattctaaccgtagaacttatcgttattctcattaaacaatagtaaatacaaaacttcgatgaaaatcattttcaagtcgaatgataagagaattTTTACTatggcaggagataaagattttcaacatgaatttcatgatataaatgtaaggcatgctttcaatatgatcaatcaattttgcaatattctcaaagattttgcaaggcatataagacattcatatcactcaagcttttgt
This genomic stretch from Musa acuminata AAA Group cultivar baxijiao chromosome BXJ3-9, Cavendish_Baxijiao_AAA, whole genome shotgun sequence harbors:
- the LOC135650089 gene encoding uncharacterized protein LOC135650089; amino-acid sequence: MSMNMSSALSLSSHFHIRILPSCPSIPSRLRPAALRLLRSTPTGLSLSLHNSERRSSLRTLTIAASGSSPSPAPKMVKAIRVYELGGPEVLKWEDVEIGEPKEGEIRVRNKAIGVNFIDVYHRKGVYVKETPFTPGMEAVGVVTAVGPGLTDRQLGDVVAYAGNPMGSYSEEQVLPESVVVPVPPSIDNKIAASIMLKGMTAYVLLRRCYKVEAGHTVLIHAAAGGVGSLLCQWANALGATVIGTVSTEEKAAQAAEDGCHHVIVYTKEDFVARVNEVTSGNGVNVVYDSVGKDTFQGSLSCLRSRGFMVSFGQSSGRPDAVPLSDLASKSLFLTRPSLMHYTATRDELLAAAGEVFANVAAGILRGRVNHIYPLSDAARAHADLEARKTSGSIVLIIP